Below is a window of Colletes latitarsis isolate SP2378_abdomen chromosome 5, iyColLati1, whole genome shotgun sequence DNA.
aaaatcaagaatactaatttctttatggaggcttcgttaaaaagttattaacgtttaaatttccgcccgtactgaatttttttctcgaaagtggttaggatttcgagggtatgtctaatgaccaaaaatgattgtaattgaccccagaacctagaaataatttttttagaacgatttgaaaaatttttatttcgtcgaaaaatttaggcacctgtcgatttttcttgaaaattagtttttcatttttagtatttttgtttgacgccctacagaaaagttgtctaatacttttttgtaggtacccatgagctctacttcacaaaaaagtttcattgaaatatattcactattgtaggagttatggctgtttgaaaattggaccatttttatggggtttttctcattttgcgggatcaaggactaacttttccaatatttttgtgatttgtatatattctccatcaaaatacgcgttatttgcttttttatacattaaaatcctctaatccattcaggagttatgacattttaaagattcgcatgaaaattcgggcaaacatttctggcctcaaattagattttcggtaaggaatttttttctcgaaaatgcgtaggatttcgggggtacgtgtaatgaccaaaaatgattgtaatcgacacctgcaattgaaaataatttttgtagaacgatttgaaattttttaattttcagggtGACAGACAGTTgtaatcagacattatattttcagtaattaatttttttcgcaaaagtgcgtaggatttcgggggtatgtctattcaccaaaaatgattgtaattgacttctgttaccaaaaataattttttcaaaatgatttgaaattttttaatttaattttttaataactttttaacgaaaccaggggtggccgaacaccctgtcaaataatttgtttaaacaaCTTTGCCAACAATTTGGGAAATATCTCATTGAGAAGAAAGCGTTCGAATACTATTGTACAGTTGAAATGATAGACAAACACGTGTTTTGCAGGATTCGAAAGTTTCCAAGAATCATTGAAAAGTATCAGTCCGTCTCTTCAGTTCATGATTTCCGTGGACGACCCTGGAAAAACGCTGATGACTTCCGGCACAGTCCGTCAAGAGATCGCCGCTCGTTTGATCGGAATACTGAAAGAGGCAATTCACATTTCTATAGCAGCATCGAAACATTTTCAGTTGACTATTATTTAACAATGTTCCTTCGCCCGAACAGGTCGATGGAGTTGAATTAAACATGACGGCAGGTTCGAAGGAACGTTTGGTGCACTTTATGAAGGATCTAAAGAACGAGTTGAAGAGGAAATCTTACGACAAGAGGATCTTTTTGGTTCTGCCGACCAAACCGGAGGATCTTGGGAAGCAGTTCGAGCTGAAGGAACTCTCCAAGTAAGTAATTGTATTAATTGGTGTGCTTAAATGTGAATATAAAAACttcagaaattgatattttcgcGTGAAAACCGGAACGAATTTGTCAATTTCAATGGACATCGTTAGAAACGTTTCTCGAATAACAAATAAGACGTCAAGATAAATTCGATGGCGTAACTAAATATTTTCTGAGGACTCCCTTTCTTGCTGTCTATAGCTGGTTTTTCGCTGTCAATAAAACACAACTTTGTCCAACGTGTTCATGCAAAACCGGTAAAGTTTCTAAAGAAACGTCGTTGAATACGTTGTCGGCAGGATCGTCTTATGAATTATTGACCAAGGGAGCAAGTGAGAACAGattcaataaaaaaaactgCTCATCTATGTTCGGTGTATCTGCCTAACCTTGTGCCAGTTGCAAAGTCGGCAGCGCGTTAGGAATGCTGTAACAATCTGATGCACCAGTTGATTGAACGATTGTTCGCGGATGACGAACCTTTACAATTAGTAGACGAACCGTTCGCGATTTTTTTACTGAATATGGATGAGTGTCGCGTGCAAGGCGAGAATGCGAACCAGAACGAAAGTTGTCATCGGAGCGTACGACGAGAAATTAGCTTCTACGAATAAATTTCAAAGCTAATTAACCGAATTACACTGCGTTACTAGGGACAGAAAATATTTGATTGATCCCAGAAATTGTTTCGATGCTTATTTTCTCTAATGCAAATAAATAGCTTTCCTTTTCTGTGAAAATATTGTAACAATATACAGTTTAGATTGAGTCTAATTTTGCCTCACCAAACCCTTTACACtctccacgaaaacgaaactttctttttagtcctatctagatttattttaacATCTGGacttgagaattcatttttttaGCTCCCCAGTGAAAAGTCCCACTCACATTAAGCAATTGCCTAAATTTTCCAACTTCCAGGTCCTGCACTCCATATGTATCGTATTTGTAAACATTGCTCGAATCTCTTGTCAATTTCGAACCAGTTAAGTCAATCCTAGTCAGCGTCCATACGTAATTCGCACTGCACAAACAGTTGCACGCACATTTCATCGAATATGGATGAGTTCAGTGCATTCGAGACAGTTCGTGAAATATGAATGAGACTGCTCTGAATGCCTCGAAACGACAGTTTATAACAACGGTTATCGTCTTATGAGCGGATCGACACGTTTCATACGATGATTGTTTCTCGGTTCCCTGCTTGGATCATTTTCAAAAATGATTCATGAAATTCAATGTATCGTGCAAATTCACCTAGTCTTCTAATCTCTTGTGTTTGTCGTCAGGTACGTGGATCTATTCACGGTCCCGACGCATTACTTGGTCGAAGATGACGAGGACTATCATACTTTTCATCCGTCGCGACTGATGGGTCTCTTCGATATGTTCAACGCGGACAGTCTGATCGATTTGATCAACGGATTGGGCGCGCCTAAAAGAAAGACACTGGTGTCGGTGCCAGCCAGTGCATACAAGTTTATTTTGAAGGATCAGGACGACAATGCCCCAAGATCATTAACCGAGGAGATACAGCCGGTTGTCATTGATCAGAAACAGGTGTGAAGTCGTTCTCCGCGAACTTTATTCACATTCTATCAAGAATATGCAAAGATTACGACACACGACTGAAACGATGAATTATTTAACGAgttgtttctttcttttctccTTAGCTGTGCGATTTGATGAACAAAGGCGAATGGACGGTCGAAAGGGACGAAGATCTCACTGCGCCCTACGCTTTCAAGAATAAAACCTGGATCGCCTTCGAGGATAAGATTTCCATCGCGATAAAAGTATATCTTAATTGCAACGTAATCTCTATATTTACTATGAATTTGCGTTTAATGCAAGATAAATGTTCCAGGGGAAATACGCGTTGCTCCGGAACCTGCCAGGGCTCGCCATACGAGACATAGAAAACGATTTCGAGACGAAGTGTGGTAAACCACTGACTCATGAAATTCACCACTCGTTCACAGATTTTAAGAGGAAGTCCAGAGCAGCCGTTTTGAATGCTTTGGAGGATGATTTGCATGTAACTAAAAATTATCATGATAACTGAGTCACGTCTGGAAGTTAACATCGATCGCTAAGTACGGTATCCTTTCCAACAAAttgtctggaaaaaatattcttaaaccTTTGAGtgttttgaatattaaaattgacTCGAAacttaatttgtaaaatttgacGATATTGTTTCGATATAAAATTCGAGAATTCGAGTATCCGTCGGTACTACGCCTTTCACCGAAGTCTCAAGCGCCGCAAGGTGTATCAGTAGATGGCGATACGTATTTAATTCCAATTGTTGTTAAATTTCAATAACCAGCGAaactaaatataaaattatattcaatcgctcttaacaattatttaaaaaatcaaagtTCCATTCGTGACTCGATCGCTTcgcaaattaaataattatcgtACATTTGTTTCTAATTGCAGCAAACCCAACTCACGTATCCAACAAAAGTCAGATCCTCCGAGTTTCGAGTTGTTCGAGTAGTAGACACCGAAGGACACATTCAAGCGGTTCGCGAGAACACTCAAACTGAATTCACTTGCTCGAGGCAAGGCTACTTTGTCCACCCAAAGAGCTGCAACAGGTACTTAAACCAAGATTGTCAATCAATTATAACACAGTATATTCGACCTATTCGAGCTGTTTAACGACCAAATTTATCCCCACAGATTTTATCGTTGCGTTAaattcaatcaagaaatagaAGACTATTCTGTGTTCGAGTTTGACTGCCCAGCGGGTCTAGCTTTCGACGAACATACGGAAGTTTGCGTTTGGCCAGGATCGCTGTCCCAAGGATCCCCGTGTCCTGGGAGCAGCGAAATCGCGCCTGTGGCTCGAGTAAGGTTCGAATGTCCGTCCAAGCCTGGCTACTATGCGGATCCTCAAAATCCTCGTTGGTTCTTCGCCTGCATAGATCTAGGTCTCTATCTCTTATTGTATCGACTGTTAAGTTACTACCAATTAGCTTCTATAAATTAATTCAAACCTGTAACGACAGGTGGTCCTGAAATGATGGCATACGAGTTCCGTTGTCCGTTTGGTCTGATCTTCGACGAAGAGAAGTTTGTGTGTGAATGGCCCTGGTTAGTGAGAGGCTACTCTGGCAATGGTTATACTAGCACGGAATACGACTACAGAGGATCCGATGGTCACTCTACTATTGGTATCAGTCAATCTACTGGAGGTATTGGTGGTCACTCTACTATTGGTATCGGTGGTCAATCTACTGGAGGCATTGGTGGTTACTCCACTGTGGGCATTGGTGGTCACTCTACTATTGGTATCGGTGGTCAATCTACTGGGGGTACTGGTGGATACTACACTGGACATCTGCCTCATGGATATTCAGGAACAACGGGCTTCCAAAATGGCGTATATTCTGGCACAACAGCCAGTGGAACAGGATATTCAGTAGACTCAGGATACTCTGGAGCAGCTGGCGTTGGGCACGCGGGATCTACTATTGGAAGTCATGGTACTTTTGGCCAAGGATCGACTGGATACCATGGAACAACAGGAAGTCACGTGGGCGTTGGTGGTTTCCATGGAACTGTTCCTGGTGGTTACAGCGTCTCTCAAACCACTGATAAAACAGGATCGATCGGTGGAAGCTACGGAGGTTCGACTGGTGGAGGATCATTAAATACTGGCTACGTTGGATCAACGAGTGGAGTGTACTCTGGAACAGCTGGCGTTGGGTACACAGGATCCACCACTGGAGGTCACGGTACTTTTGGCCAAGGATCGACTGAATACCATGGAACATCTGGAAGTGGGTACTCTGGGTCGACAACAGGAAGTCATGGTACTTTTGGCCAAGGATCGACTGGATACCATGGAACATCTGGAAGTGGGTATTCTGGGTCGACAACAGGAAGTCATGCAGGCGCTGGTGGCTACTACGGAACTGTTCCTGGAGGTTACAGCGTCTCGGAGTCTACTGATGAAACAGGATCAAACACTGGCTACGTTGGATCAACGAGTGGAATATACTCGGGCCATGCAGGATCTACCGGCACGAAATATTCAGGAACAACTGGCACGGGTCAAGTATCCTCCGGGCCAGGATACGCAGGATCAGGTGGCACAGTGCACTCGGGAACAAGCGGAATTTACAGTGGAACGACTGGCACAGGCTACACAGGATCGTCCTTCACTGGTCACGGAACTGATTCAGGGTCCAGAACAGGTACTCACGCGGGAGCTGCAGGAACGAGTTACACGGGCTATGATAACAAAGGATATACAGGATCCACTGGGACGACTTACACGGGGTCtgttactaaagggtacggaggATCTAGTGGAGGATCCACTGGGACAAGTTACACAGGATCGCCTGTCAAAGGATATGGAGGATCTACTGGACCAAATTACATAGAAATGCACTTAGGAGGATCAACTGGGACAACTTACGCAGGGTCTGATACTAAAGGATACGGAGGATCCAGTGGAGGGTATCCAGGATCCACTGGGACAAGTTACACAGGATCTCCTGTTAAAGGATATGGAGGATCGACTGGGTCAACTTACGCGGTGTCTGATACTAAAGGATACGGAGGATCCAGTGGAGGGTATCCAGGATCCACTGGGACAAATTACGTGGACTCTCATTTAGGAGGACACGGAGGATCTGTTGGAACGACTTACGCGGGATCTGCTACTAAAGGATACGGAGGATCCACTGGGACAAGCTACTCAAGATCCGGTACTCAAGGATATGGTGGGTCAACGAGTGGTTACAACGTTTCAGTAGTAACACCTGGAACTTACTCGGGGGCACCTAGTCTAGATGACTTCCCAGGACCGTACGAAGGGCCAAACACACCAAGAACACAACAAACGTTTGGCACACGAACGTCTCAGGGTCCGTACGATCATTCTTCTGAAACAACAAGACGACCTTGTGAGTATTCGCCATAAACCGCATTTGCTTTTCATTTCCATCGAACTGAAATTTTTCTTTGCCCCAATTCAGTGTATCCTGGACAAGTGGGAGTGTCGACCACGTACGTTAGCAATACTGGAACGAAGGGATACGGACAAGGCGTTGTATCGTCTGGTACAACTGGTTACCAAAGTGGTAGTGGGTACACAGGTGGTGTCAAAGGCGTCCCTGGCACGACGTACCATGGAGTTGGTACACCCACTATTAGTTACGGTACGTCAGGAACTGGTACTGTCGTGACAGGAACTAACGTCCACGGGGCAGTTATTACTGGAGACTCTTCTCCCGGAACTATCGCCACTTACGGAGGCACTCCTGGCACGGTAATTTCAGGATCTTCCGATCAAGGTACCATAGTAACTGGAAGCAGTTATCCAGGTTACGTCACGACTGGCACAGGTACACCTGGTTACGTAGTTAGCGACGGAGTCAAGACTGTGTATCATGGTTCCAGTCCTGGAACCACAGTTTACGGAAGACCTGCTACGAATACCGAGCATATAGGTCCAAACGCGTTCGATGGTAACGTGGCAGGATATACGAAAACATCCTCTGAAGGCTACGACAACGTTTATTCTGGACATACGTCGACACGACCTCAAGACGCGACCCATATCGACACATCTAAAATTACTTTGGGTCCGTCGAAGTCTCCTGGCTACTCGTACACCGCGCCAAACGTTCCGTTTAAAACGGGAATGACATCTTCTACGGGAATACCGGTTGCCCCTACAGAGGGCAACGTGCTCACTGCGACTACTCCGACGCCATTCTTGAACGTCGAGGTGTACAAGTCACCGAAATTCGGTTCCACGGGCACACCTGGCATCGTGAAAACCTACACGGAAGAACAGTACCAAGGATCGGTTCCTTCCGGTTTCACGCGTGCACCAGTCACGACTGTCTCGCCTCTGAGCTACACAACTGGATCTTTTGGAGGAGCAAAACATCCAGTTGTGACGTCCACGGGTCATCCAGTGATCGATACTGGATTCAACACTGTGTCTTCGACACAAGTGCCTGTGATAGATCACGACAAATTTGGTGGAAACATTCAAGATGGATCGACGTTTACTCAAAACCAGTTTGAGTTTGGAACAAGGATCACGCAACAAGGGAGTTACAGGAACCAAGGCGGTTATGGTTCTACCACGACACCTTCGATATTCGGTGGATCGTCTACAGTTCCATCAGTAAGTAAACAATTACCAATGTAGCTTATTAGTAACTAAAAATGTTATCTTTCGTAACGTTGCAATGTTATCTTTCAGCCTGATTATGTATCCAGCACGTCCGGTCATGGATACTACGATTCCACTTCGAGGAGCTCATTCGAGCAAAGGGTGACGCCTTCTGGTATTCCCAAAACAGTGCAACCACAAGTAAGTTTCAAGACATCTTTCCTAAGATCGACACGATcgtgaaatatattttcaattctAGACTCAGTACTTGCCAACCGATTATGGTTCATCGCACTACCAGTCATCGTCTCCTGTACCCCAGGTTCCAGTCAAAGGTTCGACAAACGTGGGTCACAACAGAGGCACTACACAATATGTTCCGAATCAATACGATGGATACACGTCAGGATCGAGCTCCAGAGACTTCTCCAAAACGCAGACATCCTCCACGTCGACGTTCGGGCAGAACTACGGTTACTCGACACCTTCTTCCGTCGTTTCGTACCAAACCACTGCCAAATCTACAGACGTGGGAAAGGCTAAAGTGATCGTGAAATGGAGCGACCTGCATCCTCTTCTTCTTGGCAAACTTGGAGCAGAGTGCACCTGTCGAGGAGACCCCTTCGCCAATCTCCGGGGTCCAGGTTCTAAACTGATAAACTCGTCCAAAGGCAAGGTGGACCTCTCGAACTACGACGAGTCCGAGATCTACGTGGATCTCGAAAAGGACGTCTCCTACGAGAACAGTGACGAGTCCACGTCGACAGGACCGGTTAAAATTTGGACAGATCAGACGCCTGTCTCTGGAGTTTCTCAGATCCAGGAGAAACCGTCGTCGGTTTATCTGCCGAGCGTGACTCCATCAGCTAACCGACGCGTTGGCCATACGGATTCGTCGATATATTACATCAGAGGCACCTCGCCTAGAGGCTTCGGTGGCAGTTTCAGATCTGGGAAGAGTCTGAGCAACGATGGACCTTCCGCGAACGCTGTCAGCAATGGACCTTCTACGGACGACGATAACAACAGACGTTCCACGAATAAGGCTGACAGTGGAGAGTCTTTCCATCCGTACGGACCTGGTGGACTCGGCGATTCGGAGGAGGTCCTCGATGGAGCCACCAACTGCGCCAGACCAGGACTGTTCCGACACCCCAACTTCTGCAACAAGTTCTACGCTTGCCACTGGGACGAATGGAAGAAGAAGTTCACGCTACACGTGTTCAGCTGCCCGGTACATTTGACGTTCGACGGCGGCATGGGCGCCTGCAATTGGCCGAGCATGGGGCCAGCTTGCCAGGACGATAACTTATTAGTTTAGATGGTTAGCTGTCGACGAACAGCCAATCGATCTCAGATACCGCGGCCTTCTCGTATCACAGAAGAACTTGGTGTGAATTTGTTACCACGTGGCTAGAGCTTgcgcaattatttatatttgacGATTATTCGTTCGAACTTTAAGAGTTCTGCCTAGTTTGGAAGTAAAATAGAACGTTTCATTTTGAATACTTAGAAGCATCACTTTGGAAAGATTGCGATGAAAATTGATGTAAATTTTTCAAGTCTTTCTCCTGAAaatgatatttttttattcggAATTTTATATACGTATAAGGTATCTATAGTTTGAATCGAAATTTGACGAGAAAGAATGGATTTTTGTTCAACATGCTGTTCCTTTTACAATTTTAgattacttttatttattttgatttaTCTGATACTTTGCTTAGAATTATCAAAACGAGAGATGTCGTGCCAAACATGGACGTAAGTTTATTTATAAAGGGAAAGTAGACCAAGCCAGATGCGAATATTAAAGATAATAACGAAAAGACACACTTAGACATACTACCTCCCTTACGACAGAACCAATTAGGTGGCCACACGGAAGATGAGGATATTTTCCAGTACACTTCGTATTCTTTTAATATCTACTTTTAAATGTTTAACCTTTCTCTAAACGAATGAATTTGATGTGCTTGGAATTTTTCGTAGTTTCCCTTTTTGTTCATTTATACGTCCACACAGTTGTCTGTACAAAACTATCAAGGGCTTCTGCATCTGTATTTTCGTTGTACTTTGATTGTAACTTTTTCGTCCGATACAAATATTTGAGTACTCTCAAAGTGTATTTATAGTCGGTTTCGTCGTAACGATTCCGAAACCCTCTTAGATAGTTAACGCAGGAGATATCTGGTCGAGTTCCAGAGCTAATATACTATATTAATGCTCCGATTAAGTTTCGATATTCAATATCGGGATTTATTTTATCCGCCGGTTCTAGTTTTAACTTCGTCTCCATGGGA
It encodes the following:
- the LOC143341692 gene encoding uncharacterized protein LOC143341692, encoding MIDRMIVLTVLLGLLVLSHGLQCPKQKTSPGREVVCYTSVSDVEQLTNAVCRCTTLVHQGYDVRNISTSGFESFQESLKSISPSLQFMISVDDPGKTLMTSGTVRQEIAARLIGILKEVDGVELNMTAGSKERLVHFMKDLKNELKRKSYDKRIFLVLPTKPEDLGKQFELKELSKYVDLFTVPTHYLVEDDEDYHTFHPSRLMGLFDMFNADSLIDLINGLGAPKRKTLVSVPASAYKFILKDQDDNAPRSLTEEIQPVVIDQKQLCDLMNKGEWTVERDEDLTAPYAFKNKTWIAFEDKISIAIKGKYALLRNLPGLAIRDIENDFETKCGKPLTHEIHHSFTDFKRKSRAAVLNALEDDLHQTQLTYPTKVRSSEFRVVRVVDTEGHIQAVRENTQTEFTCSRQGYFVHPKSCNRFYRCVKFNQEIEDYSVFEFDCPAGLAFDEHTEVCVWPGSLSQGSPCPGSSEIAPVARVRFECPSKPGYYADPQNPRWFFACIDLGGPEMMAYEFRCPFGLIFDEEKFVCEWPWLVRGYSGNGYTSTEYDYRGSDGHSTIGISQSTGGIGGHSTIGIGGQSTGGIGGYSTVGIGGHSTIGIGGQSTGGTGGYYTGHLPHGYSGTTGFQNGVYSGTTASGTGYSVDSGYSGAAGVGHAGSTIGSHGTFGQGSTGYHGTTGSHVGVGGFHGTVPGGYSVSQTTDKTGSIGGSYGGSTGGGSLNTGYVGSTSGVYSGTAGVGYTGSTTGGHGTFGQGSTEYHGTSGSGYSGSTTGSHGTFGQGSTGYHGTSGSGYSGSTTGSHAGAGGYYGTVPGGYSVSESTDETGSNTGYVGSTSGIYSGHAGSTGTKYSGTTGTGQVSSGPGYAGSGGTVHSGTSGIYSGTTGTGYTGSSFTGHGTDSGSRTGTHAGAAGTSYTGYDNKGYTGSTGTTYTGSVTKGYGGSSGGSTGTSYTGSPVKGYGGSTGPNYIEMHLGGSTGTTYAGSDTKGYGGSSGGYPGSTGTSYTGSPVKGYGGSTGSTYAVSDTKGYGGSSGGYPGSTGTNYVDSHLGGHGGSVGTTYAGSATKGYGGSTGTSYSRSGTQGYGGSTSGYNVSVVTPGTYSGAPSLDDFPGPYEGPNTPRTQQTFGTRTSQGPYDHSSETTRRPLYPGQVGVSTTYVSNTGTKGYGQGVVSSGTTGYQSGSGYTGGVKGVPGTTYHGVGTPTISYGTSGTGTVVTGTNVHGAVITGDSSPGTIATYGGTPGTVISGSSDQGTIVTGSSYPGYVTTGTGTPGYVVSDGVKTVYHGSSPGTTVYGRPATNTEHIGPNAFDGNVAGYTKTSSEGYDNVYSGHTSTRPQDATHIDTSKITLGPSKSPGYSYTAPNVPFKTGMTSSTGIPVAPTEGNVLTATTPTPFLNVEVYKSPKFGSTGTPGIVKTYTEEQYQGSVPSGFTRAPVTTVSPLSYTTGSFGGAKHPVVTSTGHPVIDTGFNTVSSTQVPVIDHDKFGGNIQDGSTFTQNQFEFGTRITQQGSYRNQGGYGSTTTPSIFGGSSTVPSPDYVSSTSGHGYYDSTSRSSFEQRVTPSGIPKTVQPQTQYLPTDYGSSHYQSSSPVPQVPVKGSTNVGHNRGTTQYVPNQYDGYTSGSSSRDFSKTQTSSTSTFGQNYGYSTPSSVVSYQTTAKSTDVGKAKVIVKWSDLHPLLLGKLGAECTCRGDPFANLRGPGSKLINSSKGKVDLSNYDESEIYVDLEKDVSYENSDESTSTGPVKIWTDQTPVSGVSQIQEKPSSVYLPSVTPSANRRVGHTDSSIYYIRGTSPRGFGGSFRSGKSLSNDGPSANAVSNGPSTDDDNNRRSTNKADSGESFHPYGPGGLGDSEEVLDGATNCARPGLFRHPNFCNKFYACHWDEWKKKFTLHVFSCPVHLTFDGGMGACNWPSMGPACQDDNLLV